The following are from one region of the Heterodontus francisci isolate sHetFra1 chromosome 34, sHetFra1.hap1, whole genome shotgun sequence genome:
- the LOC137348804 gene encoding probable G-protein coupled receptor 139, translating to MHAPPTGLVYAIYYTALAAIAVPANLVAILILSRGKCGLSGCITRYLVSMAVADLLVIITAVILNRISGIYFPGSFLSITPVCSLSIALTYAARVNSVWLTVTFTFDRFVAICCKKLKIKYCTEKTAAMVIGTVCTLGCLINIPWYFIHEPIYIIANVPWYCQLKDIRYTSPLWSAYDWFDRILTPCAPFLLILLLNALTVGHIVAANRARRRLWTHNNGANQSDPEMESRRKSIILLFTISGSFILLWMMYVIQFLHVRITNNYDFKSFSDPKFILQETGNMLQLLSSCTNTFIYAAIQSKFREELKNAAKYPLNVIVKLIIQRKE from the exons ATGCACGCTCCGCCCACAGGACTGGTATATGCCATTTACTACACTGCCCTTGCAGCTATTGCTGTCCCAG CTAATTTAGTAGCTATTCTGATCTTGTCCCGAGGAAAATGTGGCCTCTCGGGATGTATAACCCGCTACCTGGTATCCATGGcggtggcggatctactggtcattatcacagctgtgatattaaaccggatcAGTGGTATTTATTTTCCAGGTAGTTTCCTGTCCATTACTCCGGTGTGTAGTCTCAGCATTGCGCTAACATATGCAGCTAGAGTCAATTCCGTATGGTTAacggtcactttcacctttgatcgatttgtggcaatttgctgcaagaagctgaaaataaaatattgcactgagaaaacggcggcCATGGTTATAGGAACGGTCTGCACGTTGGGCTGTTTAATCAATATCCCTTGGTACTTTATACACGAGCCCATCTACATCATTGCCAATGTCCCGTGGTATTGCCAACTGAAGGATATCCGGTATACTTCACCCTTATGGTCAGCATATGACTGGTTTGACCGTATTTTGACCCCGTGTGCCCCATTCCTTCTGATTcttttgctcaatgctctgaccgttGGACACATTGTAGCAGCCAACAGGGCACGCAGGAGACTCTGGACCCACAACAACGGAGCgaatcagagtgacccagagatggagagccgacgaaagtccatcattttactcttcaccatctcgggcagtttcatcctcCTGTGGATGATGTATGTTATACAGTTCTTACATGTGCGCATCACAAACAATTACGATTTTAAAAGCTTCAGTGATCCCAAATTTATTCTCCAGGAAACCGGAAATATGCTACAGCTTCTGAGCTCTTGCAccaacacatttatttatgcagcgattcagagtaaattcagagaggagttgaagaaCGCTGCCAAATATCCACTAAatgtaattgttaaattaattaTACAGAGAAAAGAATAA